GTTCCACGCGGCCGTCGCCGACCTCACGTTCGCCGCGCCGGCGGTTCCGGTCGTCACCGGGCTCACCGGCGACGTCGCCACCGCCGAGCAGCTGCACGATCCCGGCCACTGGGTCCGGCAGATCCGGGAACCGGTCCGGTTCGGCGCGGCGTTGTCCACGCTGGACCAGCTCGGCGCCACCGCGTACCTCGAACTCGGCCCCGGCCCGGTGCTGCTCGGCTTCGTCCGCGAGGCGCTCGGCCGGAGCGCCGCCGCCGGGCCGCTGCTGCACGCCGACCGGCCGGAGCCGCACACCGCGCTCGCCGCGGCCGCGCTGGCGCACACCGACGGGCACGCCGTGGACTGGGCGACGGTCCTCGGCCCGAAGCCGGCCGCCGCCGTGGAGCTTCCGTTCTATCCGTTCCAGCGCCGGCCCTTCTGGCTCGACGCCGCCGGGCCGTCGGGCGCCGGGGCGGCGCACGACGACTTCTGGCCGGCCGTCGAACGCGCGGACACCGCCCGCCTCGAGGCGTTGCTGTCCCTCAGCGAGGACGAACGCACGGGCCTGCGGGCGCTGCTCCCGGCGCTCGGCGACCTGCGCCGGCGGATCGCCGGGCGGCACACCCACGCGTGGAGCCCGGTGCCGGCGCCATCTGTCGCGGGCGGGTTGGCAGGTGGCTGGATCGTCCGCGACGAGGTGCTCGCCGACGTCCTACGCAACGCGGGAGCCGAGGTGACAGTCACCCCGGCCGGACCCGCCGAGCCGTTCGACATCTCCGGGCCTGGCGGTCGGTGGGTGCTGGCCCGGGGCTCGCGTGCCGAGGCCGCCACCGCCTGGGGCGTGGCCCGGGAGCACGGTTACCGCCTCCTCGACCTGCCGGCCGAACTCGACGACGTGGTGCGGCGGCAGCTCGTCGCGGTCCTCGCCGGCGCCGTCGACGAACCGACTGTGGCGTTGCGGCACACCGGGTTGTCGGTCCGGCGGCTCGTCGCCGCCCCCTCCCCCGCTCGGGGCGGCTGGACGCCGACCGGGACCGTGTTGCTGACCGGGGCGGACACCGCGCTCGGCGGACACGCGGCCCGGTGGCTCGCCGCCAACGGCGCGCCGAAGCTGATCCTGGTCAACGCCGGGCACACCGACGACCGCGCCGAGCTGACCGCGCTCGGAGCCAAGGTGACCGTCGTGGCCTGCGACCTCGCCGACCGGGCGGCGGTGGCCGACCTGCTGGCCGACGAGCCGGTCGACGCCGTGGTGCACCTCGCGGCACCCGGCGGCGCCGCGGCGGTCGGTCACCTCGACGAGCTGACCCGCGGGCTCGGGCTGTCGGCGTTCGTCCTGTTCGCCCCGCCGGACGACGCCGGCACCACCAGGTACTGCGAGCTGACCGCCCTCGACCGGGTGGCCGCCGGTGAACGGGGGCTCGCGGTGCAGCCGGGGCCCCGCCCGCTCCCGGACCGGGCCGTCGCCGGCAGCCTGAGCTGGGCCGCGTCGGCACCCGCCACGGTCGTGCTCACCGACGCCGTCCCGGCCGGCGACGCCGCGCCCACCGACCGGGCCGACGAGGTTCCGCTCGCCGACCGGCTCGCGGCCACCGCCCCGGAGGAACGCCTCGGACTGCTGATCGACTACATCCGGGCGCAGGTCGCCGGCGCGCTCGGCCTCGACGAGGCGGACACGATCGGCCCGGACGACAACCTGCTCGACATGGGACTGTCGTCGATCACGGCGATGGAACTCACCGCCCGGATCCACGAGGCCGGGGTGGCGTTGAGCCCGTCGCTCATCTACGACAGCCCGACCCCGGCCGAGCTGGCCGCGCACCTGCTCGACGAGCTGGCGGTCCCGGCGGGGCACCAATGAGCGGCCTGCCCCGGCCGCGCCGGCACACCCTCTACTTCCTCGACCAGATCCGCGAGATCGCACCGGTGTTCCTGGACACCGAGATCGACATGAGCGCCGTGCTGGCCCACCGACGCACGACGAAACACTCCATCGTCACGTACGTGTTGTGGTCCGCGGCCCGGGTGCTCGCCGCGCACCCCGACGCCAACGTCGCGCTCCGCGGCCGGCGGATGGCCCGCTACCACACCGTCGGCGGCAAGTTCACCCTCGACAAGACGATGTCGGGCCACCGGGTCGTGCTCTCGGCCGTGCTGCCGGGCCTCGAGCGGGCCAGCCTCGCCGACATCCAGCGGCAGGTCGAACGGTTCCGCGACGGCGACCCCGACACGATGCCGGAGTTCGCGGCCGTCCGCCGGCTGCACCGGGTCCCGATGCCGCTCGGCGCCCTGCTCTACCGGCTGGCCGTCCGGCCGCTGCGGCAACGCCCCGGTCGCATGGGCACGTTCGCGGTGACCTCGCTGGGGCACCGTCCGGTCGACGGCTTCTACTCGGTCGGCGGCGCCACCCTGACCATCGGCCTGGGCCGCAGCGTCGACCGCCCGGTGGTACGCCACGGCGAGATCGTCGTCGCGCCCGTCATGCGGCTGTCCCTGACCTTCGACCACCGGGCCATCGACGGCGCCGAGGCGGCCGACATCCTGGCCGACCTCAAGCAGTCCCTGGAGGAGTTTCCAGCCGACCATGAATGACCTGGACGAACTCAAGCGGTACATCGTCGCCCACGCGCGCGGGCAGGGCATCGACCGGCTCGCCGAGAAGCTCGCCGCCATCGAGGACGACGGCGACGGCCCGGGCTCGTGGGTCGCGCAGTGGTCGACCGCGGCGGCGGACCTCGAACGGCGCGGCGAGTGGCTGCCGGCGAGCCGCCACCACATCATGGCCCGTTTCCCGTATCCCGACCGGCCCGGCCGGAGACGTGCGGCGGAGCGGGCGACGGCCACCTTCGAACGGTGGCGGGCCGGGCGCGACCTGCACCCGCTCGACTTCACCCACCGGGGCCACCCGGTGCGGTGCTGGCAGTCCGGCCTGTCCCCGACCCGGCCGCGCCCGCTCGTCGTGATCATGGGTGGCCACCTGACCGTCAAGGAGCAGTGGGCGCCTCGCCTGGGCGTCTTCCGCCGGCTCGGCCTGGCCGCCGTGGTCGCCGACATCCCGGGCATCGGCGGCAACACCGTGCCCTACGACGCCGACGCCCACCTCTTCCTGTCCAGCCTCCTGGACGCGGTGGGCGACCGCGCCGACGTGCGGCAGACGTACGCGATCACGCTCAGCTTCAGCGGCCATCTCGCGCTGCGTTGCGCCCTGCGGGAGCCGCGGTTGCGGGGCATCGTCACCGCGGGCGCGCCGATCCGGGCGTTCTTCACCGACCCGGCGTGGCAGGCCCGGCTGCCCCGGGTCACCACCGACACCCTGAGCCACCTCACCGGCACCACCCTCGACCGGCTGGGCGACTGGGCCATCAGCGCGGATCAACTGGCCGCGCTCCGCATCCCGGTCGCCGCCGTCGCCAGCACCCGCGACGAAATCATCCCGCGCGACGACCTGCTGATGCTGCGGGACAACGTCCGCGACTTCCGGGTGCTCACCCACGACGACGTGCACGGCGCGCCGAAGCACACGCTGGAGAGCATGGCGTGGACGGCCCTGTCCATCCAGCGCATGCGCGGGCGCCCCACGCTGCCCCTGCGCCTCCTGGTCCGCGCGGCCCGGCTGCGCGCCGCCCGCTGACGGCGGGACCGTCCGATACGCGGAGACGCGGGGCGCCGGCCGGCGCCCCGCGTCTCCGCTGTGCGGGGTCAGGAGCTGGCGGGCGCGCCGAACCAGGTGGCGAGCGCGGCGGCGAGGCCGTCCGGGTCGGTCCCGTCGGTGGCCCAGGCGATCCGGCCGTCCGGGCGGGCCAGCAGCGCCACCGCCGCGATGTCGGCGGACGGCTCCGCGGTGACCAGGTCGACCCGGTCGGCCCAACCGTCGACGTCGAGCCGGACGGACGGGTCGAACCGCAGGGCCAGGCCGCGCCCGGCCGGCAGCGGCACGCCCGGCACCCGGAGACCGACGAGCGGGTGGTCGCACCCGGTGGCGGGATGGCGCACGTTGAGGCCGCCGGCCGTCCGCACCAGGTACTCGTTCACCGCGTCGAACTCGATCAGCTCGTTCATCACCGCCCGCAGCGGCGCCACCCGGTCGGCCGGGTAGAGCAACGCCAGTTGCGCGGCGGTGGTGAGGCAGGTCCGCGCCCCGGCCGGGTGCCGCTCATCGTGGTAGCTGTCGAGCAGTCCGCCCGGCGCCCAGCCGGCCAACTCCGCGGCCAGCTTCCAGCCCAGGTTGACGGCGTCCTCCAGGTTGGTGCTCAGCGCCTGGCCACCGAGCGGGAAGTGGACGTGGGCGGCCTCGCCCGCGACGAGGACCCGCCCGACGCGGTACCGGTCGGCCTGCCGGGTCTCGCAGTTCCACCGGCCCAGCCAGCGCGGCGTGCCGACGTCGATGTCCTGCCCGATCAGCCGGGACACGGCGGCGCGCAGCTCACCGGCGTCCGGAGGCGCGGACGGGTCCACCGGCCGGCGACCGAACTCACCTGTCGCCACCCGCAGCAGGCCCACGCCGCTGGGCGCGACGGAGAACAGCCCGCTGTTGAACTCGTTGGCGCCCAACTGCTGGTACAACGGATGGCCGTTGGGCACCTCGACGTCGCCGGCGATGCCGTCGAACGCCACCTCGGAGCCCTCGAACGTGATCCCGGCGGCGCCCCGGACGACGCTGTCGGCGCCGTCGCACCCGACCAGGTAGGCGGCGGTGACCACACCGGCGGAGGTGTCCACGGCCACGCCGTCGGCGTCCTGCCGCACACCGCGTACCGTCACCCCGCGCCGGATCTCCACGCCGAGCTTCTCGGCGTGCGCGAGCAGGTGTTCCTCCAGCTTGGCCTGCGGCAGCAGATAGGTGTACGTCTGCCGGCCGGGCAGCCGGCCGGGATCCAGCCACAACTGGGCGAAGTGTGCGCGCGGCCAGGGCAGGCCGTCGGCGCCGATCCGCTCCATCAGGCCGCGCTCCGCGAGCAGGTCCACCACGCCGGCGTTGATGGCCATGCCCATCGCGGCCAGCCGGGGCTCCGGGTCGCGCTCCAGCACCACCACCGGCACGCCGGCCTGCGCGAGCTCGGCGGCGAGCAGCAGGCCGGTCGGACCGGCGCCGGCGATGACGACGGCAGCGTCCATGGTTTTCTCCTCCGGAGGTCGGGATCGGGTCGGGTCGTGGCGCGCCGGCGGGGCCGCCGGAACACGCGACCGCGCCGGCTCGGAGGCGGCACGACACCTGCCGTACCGGTGTCGATCGTCCGGGGCGCCGCTTAAGCCGCGCTAACCTGGCCGCGCTTGCGCCCCCGGGTCGCCTCGCGGCCGAGCCGGAGGAGCAGGTCGCCGCGGCTGTTCACCCGGAGCTTGCGGTAGACCCGGGTCAGGTGCTGCTCCACGGTGCTGACCGTGACGAACAGCCGCGCGGCGATCGCGCGGTTGGTGTGCCCGTCGGCGGCCAACGTGGCCACCCGGCGCTCGGCCTCGGTGAGCCCTTCCAGCATGGTGGCGACGTCCGGCCCGGGCTCGGCCGCGTCGGCCGCGGGCGGCTGCTCGTCGGCCGGGCCGCAGCGTGGCCGGGGCGTGGCGTCACGCCGGTCCGGCGCGCCCGCCGACTCCGGCCACCGCGGTCGGGCCGCGTCCGGGCCGCCCACACCGTGCGAGCCGGCAGCGGTGGCGGCGGCGTGTCCGCCGGTCGACACGTCTGCCCCGGAGCGCAGCAGGGCGACCGCCTGCCGCAGCAGCGGCAGGCGGTCGGCCGGTTCGCTCGCCGTGGCCAGCGCCCACAGCGCGGCGCCGCGCTCCCGGGCGTTGTGCTCCGGCAACCGGTCCAGCTGCTCCAGGGCCAGTTCACGGCACCGTTCCGGCCGGCCGAGGGCGAGCTGCGCCCGGGCCAACTCGGTACGCCACGGCACCAGCTCGGGCTGGTCGATGTCCCAGGCGGCCGTCAACCGGCCGCACGCCTGCAGGTCGACGAGGGCCGCGCGGACACATCCGGTACGGAGGTGGTGACGGCCCCGGGCGTGCAGGTACTTCAGGCCGAACGGGGTGTCGAACATGGCCGCGGGCACCGCCACGGCCAGGTGTGCCGTGGCCTCGTCGTCACGCTCGCCCGCGGTGGCCGCCAGGACCAGGTTGGACAGCGGACCGCCCACGGCGATGCCCCAGCCGGCGGCGGGGAGCAGATCGAGACCCCGGCCGGCGTGCCCGACCGTGGCGGCCAGGTCACCGCGGCGCAGCGCGCCCTCGGCGGCCATGGCCGACAGGAGGGCCTGTGCCGTCGGTGGGCGCCGCCCGGTGCCCGGATGCAGCGGCGGGTAGTCGTTCGTGCCCGGGTCACCGAGCCGGTCGGTCAGGACGCTCGCGAGCATCACGACCGAGATCGGTCCCAGCGCCTCGTGGTCCAGCCGGGTGTTCCGGACGACCTGTTCGGTGGCGGCCACGACCTCGGCGTGCGTGCTGCGGGCGGCGAGCGCGGTAAGCGCGGCGGCGGCGGGGAGCGGGCCACCGGACGCCGGCAGAATTCCGCGCGCGGCGAGCTCCCGCCGGGGCCGGTCGACGCGCTGCGCGTGGCCGGGGAACAGGTAGGTCAGCAGCAGCAGTGGTGCGCCCAGAGCCGCCGCGCTCTCGTCGTCGAGCGGCCCGGCCGAGGTCAACGCGTTGACCACCGCGACCGCGTCATCGATCAGGCCGTGCCAGAGCAGGTACGGGACCAGGGCCGCGGCCTGGCGCCGGACCAACTGCCCGTGGCGGACCGCGGCGAGCAGCTCCGGCAGGCGCCGGGCCGCGTCGGCCGGGTTGAACTGCCACTCGGCGCGGGTGAGCGCGAGCGTCGCCTCGGCACGCCGCCGCGCGTCGGGCTCCGACGCGCCGGCCGAGTCGAGGAACGACACCGCCTCCTTCACCCGCCCCTCGGCCAGCGCCTGGCTCGCGGCGTCGCGCAGGGTCGGCGCGACCCAGGCGCCCTCGACTCCGTCCGCGCCGAGCAGGTGCCGCGCGACGACGACCGGCGACTCGCCGGTCGCGTGCCCGAGAACGGCGAGCCGGCGGTGCAGTTCGACCCGTTCCTGAGCCGGTGCGCCGGCGAGGACGGACATCCGGATCCGGGGGTCGCGGAAGGTGTCGCCGGTCAACAGGCCGACCCGGCGCAGCGCCAGCAGTCCCCAGTTGACCATCTCCTCGCTGAGGTCCAGCAGCCGGGCCAGCACCGGCGCGTCGGCCGGGCCGCCGGTGACGGCGAGAGCGTGGGCGATCGGCCGGGCCGGCGGCGGGCTGCGGAACAGACAGGCGCGGACGGCCTCGATGAACGCCTCACCGATGGCCGGGCGAGCGACCGGATACGGCCCTTCTGCACGCCGCGTCATGTCCTCGACCAGGGCCGCGGCCAGCCGCGGGTTGCCACCGGTGAAGGCGTGCAGGTGTCCGTCCAGGCCGGGCTCGACCGTCGCCGGCAGCCGCTGCGCCAGGCGGGCCACGCCGGCCCGGGTCAGCGGGGGCAGCGCGATCGGCATCGAGCCGTGCAGCAGCTCCACGTACTGCGCCGGGTGGACGGGTGACAGCTGCGGAAGCTCGGTCAGCACCATGAGCAGGGGCGTGGCCCGGACCCGTCGGCTCAGGTAGGACAGGAACTGCATGGAGTACGCGTCGGCGTGGTGGACGTCGTCGACGCACAGCACGATCGGCCGTTGCTCGGCGCGGCGCAGAAACGCCATGCACAGGCCGTGCAGCATGCGTGCCGGGGCCTGCGGGCACGAGGCGCCGTGCGCCGAGGGCTCCCATTCCGTCGACATCGCCGCGTCGAGCAGCCCGCCGACGCTCGGTCCCGGTGCGTCGCTCCGGCCCAGGCCGGCGGCTTCGGCGAGTTGCCCGACGACGCCGAGCGGCAACGACTGCTCGGCGCGGGCCGCGATCGCGGTCGCCACGTCGGCGCCCGCCTCGCCGGCCAGCTGGCGCACCCGGTCCAGCAGGACGCTCTTGCCGTTGCCGGACGCGCCGCCGAGCACGACCGTCCGTCCGCTGCCCGCCACGGCGCCGGACAACAACCCGCGCAGCGTGCGCAACTGGTCCTCACGCTCGATCAGATCCCCGGCCGGCCGATGCATTGATGCCTCCCGTAGCGCCGACCCGTGGCTCGGCGCGCAGGCGCGGCGCCATCCGGGACACCCGCCCGGCCGAACCTCGGGTCAACATGCAAGATTATCAATATGTGATCGACGTTCCGCACGTCCGGCGCCCGACCGGGAGGCCGGGCGCCGGACGTGGCATCAAGCCATCGTCGCGGGCCGCGAGGCCGGATCCTCCTCGTCGGTGCGCAGGACGCGTGGCAGCAGCAGCGCCGGAACGAGGGCGGCCACGGTGAACGCCACGGTCCACCAGAACGTGTAGCCGTACGCGCCGGCGACCTGGTCGAGCGTCGGGTGCCCACCGGCTCCGGTGTAGGCGTCGGTGACCCGGCGCTGGAGGATCACGGCGACGATGGCCACGCCGAAGGAGCCGCCGAGCTGCTGGAAGATGCGCAGGGCGCTGCTCGCCCGGGTGAAGGCGTGGTGTGCCAGCCCGCTGTAGGCGGCGGCCATGCAGGGCACCAGGATCGCGCCCAGCCCGGCGCCACGTACGACCAGGGCGGCGCCCAGCACAAGCTGGTTGACCTCCCCCTTGGCCAGGGCGAACGGGATCGTGCCCACGGCGGCGAGCACCAGCCCCGTCACCGCGATCCAGCGCGGGCCGATCTTGTCGGTGAGCGGCCCGGCGAGCAGGAGCGCGACGGCGAGACCGAGACCCTGCGGCGCGAGCAGCAGGCCGGCCCGGACCGCGCTGTCGCCGTGGACCTGCTGGTAGAGCAGCGACAGCAGGAAGATCGCCCCGAACATGGCCATGCCGAAGACCAGCAGCACACCCGACGAGGCGGCGAAGTTGCGCGACCGGAGCAGCCGCAGGTCGATGATCGGCTCCCCCGCGGTCCACAGCGAGTGCCACGCGAAGGCGGCCAGCAGCAGGACGCCGGCGATCAGCGGGACGAGGACCTCCCGCGCGGTGAAGCTGCCGTGCTGGCCGGCCTCGGACAGGCCGTAGACGAGCGCCGCGCAGCCCGGCGAGAGCAGCAGCAGCCCGAGCTTGTCGAGCCCCTTACGCTCGGCCGAGGCGGTGCTGCCCGCCGGCATCAGCCGCCAGGACAGCGCCAGCGCGGCCAGGCAGATCGGCACGTTCACGTAGAAGATCCAGCGCCAGGAGAGGTGGTCGACGAGCACGCCGCCGAGGACCGGGCCGAGGACCGGGCCGAGCATCGCCGGCACCCCGATCGCGCTCATC
The genomic region above belongs to Micromonospora sp. WMMD1128 and contains:
- a CDS encoding FAD-dependent monooxygenase, whose translation is MDAAVVIAGAGPTGLLLAAELAQAGVPVVVLERDPEPRLAAMGMAINAGVVDLLAERGLMERIGADGLPWPRAHFAQLWLDPGRLPGRQTYTYLLPQAKLEEHLLAHAEKLGVEIRRGVTVRGVRQDADGVAVDTSAGVVTAAYLVGCDGADSVVRGAAGITFEGSEVAFDGIAGDVEVPNGHPLYQQLGANEFNSGLFSVAPSGVGLLRVATGEFGRRPVDPSAPPDAGELRAAVSRLIGQDIDVGTPRWLGRWNCETRQADRYRVGRVLVAGEAAHVHFPLGGQALSTNLEDAVNLGWKLAAELAGWAPGGLLDSYHDERHPAGARTCLTTAAQLALLYPADRVAPLRAVMNELIEFDAVNEYLVRTAGGLNVRHPATGCDHPLVGLRVPGVPLPAGRGLALRFDPSVRLDVDGWADRVDLVTAEPSADIAAVALLARPDGRIAWATDGTDPDGLAAALATWFGAPASS
- a CDS encoding 2-oxo acid dehydrogenase subunit E2, translating into MSGLPRPRRHTLYFLDQIREIAPVFLDTEIDMSAVLAHRRTTKHSIVTYVLWSAARVLAAHPDANVALRGRRMARYHTVGGKFTLDKTMSGHRVVLSAVLPGLERASLADIQRQVERFRDGDPDTMPEFAAVRRLHRVPMPLGALLYRLAVRPLRQRPGRMGTFAVTSLGHRPVDGFYSVGGATLTIGLGRSVDRPVVRHGEIVVAPVMRLSLTFDHRAIDGAEAADILADLKQSLEEFPADHE
- a CDS encoding LuxR family transcriptional regulator, which codes for MHRPAGDLIEREDQLRTLRGLLSGAVAGSGRTVVLGGASGNGKSVLLDRVRQLAGEAGADVATAIAARAEQSLPLGVVGQLAEAAGLGRSDAPGPSVGGLLDAAMSTEWEPSAHGASCPQAPARMLHGLCMAFLRRAEQRPIVLCVDDVHHADAYSMQFLSYLSRRVRATPLLMVLTELPQLSPVHPAQYVELLHGSMPIALPPLTRAGVARLAQRLPATVEPGLDGHLHAFTGGNPRLAAALVEDMTRRAEGPYPVARPAIGEAFIEAVRACLFRSPPPARPIAHALAVTGGPADAPVLARLLDLSEEMVNWGLLALRRVGLLTGDTFRDPRIRMSVLAGAPAQERVELHRRLAVLGHATGESPVVVARHLLGADGVEGAWVAPTLRDAASQALAEGRVKEAVSFLDSAGASEPDARRRAEATLALTRAEWQFNPADAARRLPELLAAVRHGQLVRRQAAALVPYLLWHGLIDDAVAVVNALTSAGPLDDESAAALGAPLLLLTYLFPGHAQRVDRPRRELAARGILPASGGPLPAAAALTALAARSTHAEVVAATEQVVRNTRLDHEALGPISVVMLASVLTDRLGDPGTNDYPPLHPGTGRRPPTAQALLSAMAAEGALRRGDLAATVGHAGRGLDLLPAAGWGIAVGGPLSNLVLAATAGERDDEATAHLAVAVPAAMFDTPFGLKYLHARGRHHLRTGCVRAALVDLQACGRLTAAWDIDQPELVPWRTELARAQLALGRPERCRELALEQLDRLPEHNARERGAALWALATASEPADRLPLLRQAVALLRSGADVSTGGHAAATAAGSHGVGGPDAARPRWPESAGAPDRRDATPRPRCGPADEQPPAADAAEPGPDVATMLEGLTEAERRVATLAADGHTNRAIAARLFVTVSTVEQHLTRVYRKLRVNSRGDLLLRLGREATRGRKRGQVSAA
- a CDS encoding alpha/beta hydrolase, with amino-acid sequence MNDLDELKRYIVAHARGQGIDRLAEKLAAIEDDGDGPGSWVAQWSTAAADLERRGEWLPASRHHIMARFPYPDRPGRRRAAERATATFERWRAGRDLHPLDFTHRGHPVRCWQSGLSPTRPRPLVVIMGGHLTVKEQWAPRLGVFRRLGLAAVVADIPGIGGNTVPYDADAHLFLSSLLDAVGDRADVRQTYAITLSFSGHLALRCALREPRLRGIVTAGAPIRAFFTDPAWQARLPRVTTDTLSHLTGTTLDRLGDWAISADQLAALRIPVAAVASTRDEIIPRDDLLMLRDNVRDFRVLTHDDVHGAPKHTLESMAWTALSIQRMRGRPTLPLRLLVRAARLRAAR
- a CDS encoding MDR family MFS transporter; the encoded protein is MTVPARSDISASDGAATDSGDGARITPELLKLAGVIMLGAIMVQLDSTMVNVAIDRLSERFDATVSTIQWVSTGYLLAMAIVIPLTGWAVDRFGARATWAFSLSSFLVGSVLCGVAWSAESLIVFRVIQGLGGGMILPLAQAILAAAAGPQRLGRMMSAIGVPAMLGPVLGPVLGGVLVDHLSWRWIFYVNVPICLAALALSWRLMPAGSTASAERKGLDKLGLLLLSPGCAALVYGLSEAGQHGSFTAREVLVPLIAGVLLLAAFAWHSLWTAGEPIIDLRLLRSRNFAASSGVLLVFGMAMFGAIFLLSLLYQQVHGDSAVRAGLLLAPQGLGLAVALLLAGPLTDKIGPRWIAVTGLVLAAVGTIPFALAKGEVNQLVLGAALVVRGAGLGAILVPCMAAAYSGLAHHAFTRASSALRIFQQLGGSFGVAIVAVILQRRVTDAYTGAGGHPTLDQVAGAYGYTFWWTVAFTVAALVPALLLPRVLRTDEEDPASRPATMA